The Gimesia chilikensis nucleotide sequence CTGACCGCCAGTGTCACTCCCGGACAGGAGAATAAGTTCACATTTCATCTCGACAAGGAATAATGCTGACCACCAAGCCGTCATTCAACTTCGTCCCTGCTGTCAATTTGCAGGGACGTTTTTCTATTTTCGCTCCCTTGCTCTTCAGGCTGGGAAGCAACGGCTTTCGTATCATCGATTTCTGCAGGTTCTACTTCCGTTTGACCATTGATGATCCGCGCACTTTGCAGGTGATGCACTGTTCTCCAGAGATGGTAACTGATGCGATACAGCCAGCGATAAGCGTCCAACTGATTGAGTACATATTCAAAATCATCCCCCGATCGGGACGCGGCCTCGGTAAACCGGCGGCGGACCGATTCCTGGTCCTGATCCAGTTCTCGCGCACAGTCCTCCAGCGGCTGCTCGTCCATCAGTTCGCTGGGATCCTCGAAGGCCGTTTCAGCCTCAACGAACAGTTTCGTTAACCGCTGCACAACCTTTTGCAGATCTTCCACTTCAGCAGCCGCATCCAGACGCTCGATTTCCTTGAAGCGTCTTGTCAGGCGTCTGATGTGGTCCAGTGCCAGTACGACTTCCTGGTAACAGCGCAACGTCTGCGGATCTGATTTCGACACGTTGACCCGCCTCAGGTAATCTTCGGTAACTGTCAACGTCTCATGCGTCTGCTCCATCATCGAAGAAATATCTGCCCGGTCTGCCTCATCGGAAAACAACCCGTGAAACAGGTGCAGCACATCCTGAAAGACTTCGGTCAATGTCGAGCGCGACGCTTCAATCGCCACGTTGGGAGTCTGGATAAATGACTCTTCGAGACGTTCCACCTGGTCGTTCACTGCGTCAGGCACCAGCCAGCAGAGGACGCGAATCACCTGGCTGGACGACGGGGCCAGCATCAGGATCCCCAGCAGATTAAACAGGCTGTGAAACAGGGCCAGTCCGATTTCCGGGGAGAAACGATCCCCCTGATTCACATAAGATTGCCAGACCCACATGTAGAGTGGTACCAGAAAATAAGCCACACAGGCGGTCGTTGTATTAAAGAGAACATGCGCAAATGCGGTTCGTCGCGCCGTCACGGAACCTCCCAGTGTGGCGATCACCGCGGTGACGGTCGTCCCCATATCAAAGCCGACCACCATCGCGACTCCCTGCGTCAGCGAAATCGTACCGGTATGCACGGCGGTAATTGCCATCGCCATTCCCGCGCTGGACGACTGCGTGACCATGGAGACCCCCATGCCGATCAAAATCAACAGGATGCGCCCCAGCCAGTCATCTGCGGGAAACGATTTCGGCGTGACCGTATCTGTCAGTCCAGACATCCCGGCCTGCATGTTATCAATGCCGACAAAGATCAGACCAAAGCCGGCCAGCGCGAAACCGATCATCCCGACCCGCTTGCGGGCAAACATGTACATCAGGGTTCCGACCAGAATCAGGGGAAAAGCGATCTGTCCCAGCTTCAATTTGAAACCGAAGACAGCCACGATCCAGCCCGTCATGGTTGTGCCCAGGTTGGCACCAAAGATGATTCCGAGCGACTGTGATAAAGAGAGCAGCCCCGCACTCGCAAAACCCACCGCGGTGACCGTAGTAGCACTTGAGGATTGCAGCACAGCCGTGACGATCGCTCCGGTAGCAATTCCACTGGGCATGTTCTTTGTGAATTTCGCGATCAACCGGCGGATCGTATCCCCCGCCAGTTCCTTCAGGCCGTTGGTCAGAATGACCATCCCCAGCAGGAACAGCCCCAGGCCTCCAAGTGCATTGAGAATCTCTAAACCCATAGATCGTCCGGCGGTGCCCAATCAAAGCGCGTTATTCAGACTCAGCTGATTCCAGTTCATTTGAATCAGTTATTCTATCACAAAACACGATCAGATCGAGGCTGTTTTCCGTCTACCAGGCGGTCCAGCCACCATCGACCAGCAGGTTCTGGCCTGTGATATAACTGCTCGCCTCGCTCGCCAGGAAGACAACTGCTCCCTTGAGTTCGGCCGGCGATCCCATGCGGCCCATGGGACTGTGCTCGCTCAATCGCTCGGCTAGGCCCGCAGGTGCTTTCTCAGAAGGAAACGGCCCGGGGCTCAGGCAGTTGACCCGCACGCCATCCTTGGCCCAGTAGACCGACAGATGCCGCGTCTGATGGATCAGTCCTCCCTTCATCGTGTGATAAGCCACGGGACTGGCTGCACAGATCCCCTCGTACGCTTCGGGATAAGAACCGACCACGCCGTACATCGAACCAATCATGATCACGCTTCCCCGAGCTTCTCGCGCAACGAGGTGATCACGCAGTTTGCGGGCCAGCAGAAAATAGCCGGTCGCATTCTGCAGGTGACGGTTAAACGCATCTGCAGTGACATTTCGCCAGTCTTCCCCCACCGGATCATTGCCGTTATTCACCAGCACATCGATCTGGCCGGCTGCTTCCAGAGCTGCTGCAAACCCCTCTTCAATCGAGTCGGCGTCCATATGATCCAGCGCGACTCCCAGGTGTCCCACGCCGTTAGGATCCGGCAGTTCCGAAGCTGTCTGCTCAGCCCGTTCCTGGCTACGACTGCTGACCACCAGCCGTGCCCCGGCTTCGGCCAGTCCCCGCGACATCGCACCTCCCAGGTAACCACTCGCGCCGGAGATTAAGATCGTCTTGCCGGTAAGATCAAACAGCTGCTGTATCGTGGGTTCATCACTTGGTTGCATAACGAATCCTGTTTTCAGGTAGAAAAACTCAATGGGTAAGGTAGTGCGCCGGCTCGACCCAGGCACGCTGTTCGACAGATTCCAGAATCGAAAGATTCACCGCCAGCGTCTGCAGTCCTTCTTCCAGTGAACAGAGCGGCGGACAGAAATCATCGAGATAATCGAGAAAGGCACTCGCCTGTCGCGAAAAGAGTGTGTCCCGTTCCAGCGTTTCCTGGTAACCGACTACCCACTCCCCCTCCGGCTCAGTGACGTGACGGTACCAGCTTTTCTGATACTCAAATCGGAGCATGCCCCGTTCGCAGATCACGGTAATGCTCGATTCATTCGCCGGTTGATGCTGATTCAGGCTGAAGTTGCCCAGCACACTTCCCTGGCGGGTAATTACGTGCACGGTGTCCTCCACGTCCACACCTTCCAGCACCTGATGTGCGTAGTCCGCCACCAGGGCTTTGACCGGTCCCACCAGGTATTCGCCAGCATTCATCGAATGCGTCAACGCATCCTGCACCGCCCCGCCGCCGGTCGCGCGCGACTTGTAATAGATGTCGCGATACGCGGGCCGATAGGTGGGAAAGTTCTGACCGGAAACGACAACCAGTTCCACCGGTTTGCCATAGCGGCCCGTATCCAGATCAGCCTTCATCGCGGCCAGCGCGGGATGAGCGCGATAGACATACGCGATTCCCGCTTTTTTCTGTTTCTCTTTCAGCAGCTTCTGCAGATCGGCCACACCGTCCACCGACGTGCTCAGTGGCTTTTCGATGAATACGTCCAAACCCGCTTCAACGACCTGCCGCGCCATCTGAATGTGCAGGTGTGCTGGAGTCGCGATGACTGCAAAGTCATGTGGCTCCGCCAGGGCCGAATCCAGATCCGCATACTGAGTTTTCACAGAATATCGCTCGGCGACCTGCTGACGCAGGTCGGCGTTCAGTTCACAAATCGAGATATCGACACGGTCCGTCGCCTGAAAACAGCGCAGATGCCGTTCTCCAATTGAACCGACTCCGACTACCAGTAATCGTCTACGCTCTTTCATGATTTACTTCTCAGGAACCAGAGGGGTGGGAGCAAGCGCATTTCGCAGAAACTCAGAATTCGATTGGGGGCAGCTCTACCTGTATCATAAGACAGTCAGCGACCCGGGCAATGAATCTCAGGTGAAAAATCAGGAAAGTCGACGAGAGAACCCGGTCGACTTTCCTGCGCGAATCGCAAGTGAAGTTACATTATTTCACGAACTGCAGTGAATACAGATCGGCATCTTTCATCACAAACTTCAGACGTACCGGCTTGCCACTGAGTGCAGAGACATCGGAGCCCCCTTTCCAGGTGACGATCCGATTGATCTCGTTTCCGATCTGCTCACGTGCATCAGCGAGAGTGAAACCGGGAATCGGCTTACCGTTTTCATCCTGGATCTCGACTTTGATACCTCCCGCGGCAGATGTCGAAAAGTTGATCGACAGTTCAGAACCATCAAAGGTCAGCGGCTTCGTCACTAATTCCCCACCGGCATAGTCAGCCCGAACAGAAGCAAAACCGTCCAGACGCAGCGAATAGCGACGCAGATGGGCGGTAGGCTGCGCATAATCCTGATTCACGTACACTGACATTTCTGCCGGTCCGGTCTGAACCACGTTCAATGCAGGATAGTTCGTCCGCGAGACCCAGTTCTGAGCGCCGATGCCCCCGGTGATGAATCCACTCAGAAAAGTGCGATCATACATGTTACCGCCGCGGGTCGTCATCAGAATCGCATCGGATGTATCTTTGAAGTAGCGGGGATGCACGCCAATTTTTTCTGCCTGCTCATCGGTCAGCACCTGCCGCCCGGGCATGAAGCGGGCTGCGACAGCCAGATAAATATGAGGTGCCCTGAAATAGGGGTGGGTCTGGTTGGTATAGAGATGTTCGATCGGCGATTTGTCGCCCCGATGCGTGTATTCCATCAGCACCGGTTCGGACCAGTGAATGAAATCGTCACTCTCCGTCCGGGCAATCCGACGGAGTTTATCTTTGAAGACCCGGAAGTAGCTGATGTATTTTTTCTCAACCGGGGACCAGAACGCGACGTTCTGAGAATCAAACATATAAGGAAACGGCACCATCTCTTTGGAGATCACGGTTCCCGCAGGATGCTGTTTCCAGTGAATCCCATCTGGCGAAGTGAACGCGACCAGGCCGCTTTTCATCGTCCCGCCCAGCGCCTTGTAGCGTTCCGACTCAGGAACTCCCGGGCGTGTATCCAGGAACGGACTGAGGTTATGCGTCATCGGAGCCGCATCAGCCAGGATGATATTGTTCTTTTTGAAACCCTGCTTTTCGAACAGAGAAAACTCGGGCTTGGTCCAGTGAATCCCATCCTTCGATTCCGCATAGCAGTAGACTTCTCCGGTGTCGCCGTCCGCTCCCGCCTGAGGGCGTCCCCGGTAGTAAGCACGATACAGGTCGCCATCTTTAATGATCGTGCAGTAGCCGCAGAACAGTCCTTCCCATGGCTTATCGAATTTCAGAACGACGCCTTCATCAACAGGCTGATGCAGACGCAGGCTCACGTTTTGCATTTTGCCGATCAAATAGTCATCCACAAACAGCTCGCGGTGATCCCCGATCGGGAGCGGCTTTTTCTCGCCTGCCTGCAGGCCGACAACATTCAGACTTCCCACAAAAAACAGCATGAACAGCAGCAGTGGTCTCATGTGAATCTCCCGTCTCCTGAAAAGACATCTTGTATCTTTGGAAAAGCATTTCCGTCTGGCACCAATTCAGATTATTGACATTCCGAGTGAATGCATTGTTGACACCACACAAACAACTTGTATCATATTTGAATACAAGTAACGTCAAACTCTGCTTTTTTCAACCCTGATCTGAGAAATTCTCGCGGCCATGACAGCACGTGCCCCGGATTCACAACAGACCAGCCCTGCAACCTCGCCCCCCGGCAAGCAGCGCCCGAAATACCTGCAGCTGGTGGAACAGCTCATGGAGCAGATTACGCAGGGCGAACTCAAGCCCGGAGCCGCACTGCCCTCGGAGCACCAGCTCTGTGAAACCCACCAACTGGCGCGGACCACCGTCCGCAATGCAATGCAACTGCTCGAAGAACAGGGCTGGATCAACCGCATTCACGGCAAAGGTTCGTTCGTCAGCACCAAACCGCCGATCCCCATTAAACAGCAGCTCGATATTTTCGCTTTCGTACTCCCTGAAGTGCGTACCGGCTTTTATCCGTCATTGCAGCGGAGTTTCGAACAGGCAGCCGCCCTCACCCAGAATCAGGTGCTCGTCTGCTGCACGGAAAACAAAGTCGACATGCAGGGCAATACGATCCTGCAACTCATCGACAAACACGTCGCCGGTGTGGCCCTGGTCCCCGCGACCGTCCCCCCGACCCCCGCGTACCAGGTGCGACAACTGCAACAGCATGGCATTCCCGTCGTCTTCTGCCACCGGGATGTCGAAGGCATCCAGGCCCCCCTGCTTTCCATCCCCTTCCGTGAAGTCGGCCTGCTGGCAGGACAGACACTGCTGGAACAGGGACACCGTTCGATCGCCCTGTTTTCCCCGCATCGCGCCACTGCCTCGATTGAATACGAAACCGGACTCCGCGAAGCCCTGGCTGACAGCGCTGACTCTTGCCCGGAACCGTTCATCTTTCACGGACCCAGTTCGCAGCTGCATCCCATCGACTATGAAGCGGATCTGCTCAACACCCTGGAAACCATGTTCCAGCGCCCCGATCCACCCACGGCGA carries:
- a CDS encoding Na/Pi cotransporter family protein, whose translation is MGLEILNALGGLGLFLLGMVILTNGLKELAGDTIRRLIAKFTKNMPSGIATGAIVTAVLQSSSATTVTAVGFASAGLLSLSQSLGIIFGANLGTTMTGWIVAVFGFKLKLGQIAFPLILVGTLMYMFARKRVGMIGFALAGFGLIFVGIDNMQAGMSGLTDTVTPKSFPADDWLGRILLILIGMGVSMVTQSSSAGMAMAITAVHTGTISLTQGVAMVVGFDMGTTVTAVIATLGGSVTARRTAFAHVLFNTTTACVAYFLVPLYMWVWQSYVNQGDRFSPEIGLALFHSLFNLLGILMLAPSSSQVIRVLCWLVPDAVNDQVERLEESFIQTPNVAIEASRSTLTEVFQDVLHLFHGLFSDEADRADISSMMEQTHETLTVTEDYLRRVNVSKSDPQTLRCYQEVVLALDHIRRLTRRFKEIERLDAAAEVEDLQKVVQRLTKLFVEAETAFEDPSELMDEQPLEDCARELDQDQESVRRRFTEAASRSGDDFEYVLNQLDAYRWLYRISYHLWRTVHHLQSARIINGQTEVEPAEIDDTKAVASQPEEQGSENRKTSLQIDSRDEVE
- a CDS encoding GntR family transcriptional regulator is translated as MTARAPDSQQTSPATSPPGKQRPKYLQLVEQLMEQITQGELKPGAALPSEHQLCETHQLARTTVRNAMQLLEEQGWINRIHGKGSFVSTKPPIPIKQQLDIFAFVLPEVRTGFYPSLQRSFEQAAALTQNQVLVCCTENKVDMQGNTILQLIDKHVAGVALVPATVPPTPAYQVRQLQQHGIPVVFCHRDVEGIQAPLLSIPFREVGLLAGQTLLEQGHRSIALFSPHRATASIEYETGLREALADSADSCPEPFIFHGPSSQLHPIDYEADLLNTLETMFQRPDPPTAIFATFDSLAELIYLLLGKLGKRVPEDVSLLGFGGTVRHGAIQSRLSSITVDEVAIGRKAAELLTQMKQGELPIDSAEVFPMPINTSAGQTLGPPPAQ
- a CDS encoding SDR family NAD(P)-dependent oxidoreductase, coding for MQPSDEPTIQQLFDLTGKTILISGASGYLGGAMSRGLAEAGARLVVSSRSQERAEQTASELPDPNGVGHLGVALDHMDADSIEEGFAAALEAAGQIDVLVNNGNDPVGEDWRNVTADAFNRHLQNATGYFLLARKLRDHLVAREARGSVIMIGSMYGVVGSYPEAYEGICAASPVAYHTMKGGLIHQTRHLSVYWAKDGVRVNCLSPGPFPSEKAPAGLAERLSEHSPMGRMGSPAELKGAVVFLASEASSYITGQNLLVDGGWTAW
- a CDS encoding Gfo/Idh/MocA family protein, translated to MKERRRLLVVGVGSIGERHLRCFQATDRVDISICELNADLRQQVAERYSVKTQYADLDSALAEPHDFAVIATPAHLHIQMARQVVEAGLDVFIEKPLSTSVDGVADLQKLLKEKQKKAGIAYVYRAHPALAAMKADLDTGRYGKPVELVVVSGQNFPTYRPAYRDIYYKSRATGGGAVQDALTHSMNAGEYLVGPVKALVADYAHQVLEGVDVEDTVHVITRQGSVLGNFSLNQHQPANESSITVICERGMLRFEYQKSWYRHVTEPEGEWVVGYQETLERDTLFSRQASAFLDYLDDFCPPLCSLEEGLQTLAVNLSILESVEQRAWVEPAHYLTH